From a region of the Malania oleifera isolate guangnan ecotype guangnan chromosome 12, ASM2987363v1, whole genome shotgun sequence genome:
- the LOC131144128 gene encoding uncharacterized protein LOC131144128, producing the protein MDMSQTALSYYSVLGVDMNSSEEDIRRAYRKLAMQWHPDRWTRTPSLLGEAKRKFQQIQEAYSVLSDQRKRTMYDAGLYDPDDEEDEGFSDFLQEMLSLMAEVRREDKSYSTEELQGMLMEMMAQGYDTPQWLCGSAMVDDPGKSKTAMWDRKTNSMTDRGSPFRVSGLEMYGASGYYYS; encoded by the exons atGGACATGAGCCAAACGGCGCTGTCTTATTACAGCGTGCTCGGTGTTGATATGAACTCATCTGAAGAAGATATACGCAGGGCGTATCGGAAGCTTGCTATG CAATGGCATCCTGACCGCTGGACGAGAACTCCTTCTCTGTTGGGTGAGGCCAAGCGTAAATTCCAACAAATTCAAGAAGCTTATTCAG TACTTTCAGACCAGAGGAAGAGAACTATGTATGATGCAGGCTTATACGACCCTGATGACGAAGAGGACGAG GGCTTCTCTGATTTTCTACAGGAAATGCTCTCTCTTATGGCTGAGGTTAGGAGAGAG GATAAGAGTTACAGCACGGAGGAGTTGCAGGGGATGTTGATGGAGATGATGGCGCAGGGATACGACACCCCGCAGTGGCTCTGCGGGTCTGCAATGGTGGATGACCCTGGAAAATCAAAGACAGCTATGTGGGACAGGAAAACGAATTCAATGACCGACAGAGGTTCCCCTTTTCGTGTATCAGGGTTGGAGATGTATGGAGCAAGTGGGTATTATTACAGTTAA